Proteins from a genomic interval of Cryptosporangium phraense:
- the folE gene encoding GTP cyclohydrolase I FolE, which translates to MTPAGEPGKSAAEAVDLPRIQRAVREILIAVGEDPDRDGLKQTPARVARAYAEIFSGLHVDPAEVLTTVFEEDHEELVLVKDIELYSTCEHHLVPFHGVAHVGYIPGEDGRITGLSKLARLVEAYARRPQVQERLTSQIADTLMTQLEPRGVIVVVECEHLCMSMRGIRKPGARTVTSAVRGWFQRSQAARAEAMSLILGSGR; encoded by the coding sequence CTGACGCCCGCTGGTGAACCGGGCAAGTCGGCGGCGGAAGCCGTCGACCTGCCCCGGATCCAGCGGGCGGTGCGCGAGATCCTGATCGCGGTCGGGGAAGACCCCGACCGCGACGGGCTCAAGCAGACGCCGGCCCGGGTCGCCAGGGCCTACGCCGAGATCTTCTCCGGGCTGCACGTGGACCCGGCCGAGGTGCTCACCACGGTCTTCGAGGAAGACCACGAGGAGCTCGTCCTGGTGAAGGACATCGAGCTCTACTCGACCTGTGAGCACCACCTGGTGCCGTTCCACGGCGTCGCGCACGTCGGCTACATCCCGGGCGAGGACGGGCGCATCACCGGCCTGTCCAAGCTCGCCCGGCTCGTCGAGGCGTACGCCCGGCGTCCGCAGGTGCAGGAGCGGCTGACGTCGCAGATCGCCGACACGCTGATGACCCAGCTCGAGCCGCGCGGGGTCATCGTCGTCGTGGAGTGCGAGCACCTCTGCATGTCGATGCGCGGTATCCGGAAGCCCGGGGCGCGCACGGTGACCTCGGCCGTCCGGGGCTGGTTCCAGCGCTCCCAGGCGGCGCGGGCCGAGGCGATGAGCCTGATCCTCGGATCAGGTCGGTGA
- a CDS encoding endonuclease domain-containing protein, producing the protein MRSPLPDELLGRPFLGSQAVRTGLLTPGQLRGPAWRRLYRDVYVDARVPVDHRLRGRAAGLVLPPGAALGGRSAACAEGLPLGDDRAAVLVLVPRGVRFSRRGCEVRQVFLPRTHVREGVPGTLPPVTVPQRTAWDIASEPDLVEAVAALDVLFHHHYLQPRHLDAWIAAAPDAPAAKALALADGRAESRPESRVRVRLILAGLPQPVPQYEVWLGRTFAGRVDLAWPAAKVALEYDGAHHAEYGQFTRDRARLNRLVEAGWTVLHMTARDLREKILFAQIVHQLRVALASGGMADSI; encoded by the coding sequence ATGCGTTCGCCTCTCCCTGACGAGTTGCTCGGTCGGCCGTTCCTCGGCTCCCAGGCCGTTCGAACCGGCCTACTCACGCCCGGCCAGTTGCGCGGGCCGGCCTGGCGACGGCTGTACCGGGACGTTTACGTCGACGCGCGGGTGCCGGTCGATCATCGGCTGCGCGGTCGCGCAGCCGGGTTGGTCCTCCCGCCGGGCGCCGCACTCGGTGGACGCTCGGCCGCGTGCGCGGAAGGCCTGCCGCTCGGCGACGATCGGGCCGCGGTGCTGGTGCTGGTGCCGCGCGGCGTGCGGTTCAGCCGGCGAGGCTGCGAAGTCCGCCAGGTCTTCCTCCCCCGGACGCACGTGCGCGAAGGGGTCCCGGGCACGCTGCCCCCGGTCACCGTGCCGCAGCGCACGGCGTGGGACATCGCGTCCGAACCGGACCTGGTCGAGGCGGTCGCCGCCCTCGACGTGCTGTTCCACCACCACTATCTGCAGCCCCGTCACCTCGACGCGTGGATCGCGGCGGCCCCGGACGCGCCCGCCGCGAAGGCGCTCGCCCTCGCGGACGGCCGAGCGGAATCCAGGCCCGAATCGAGGGTGCGAGTGCGGCTGATTCTCGCGGGGCTTCCCCAGCCGGTACCCCAATACGAGGTGTGGCTGGGCCGAACGTTCGCCGGGCGCGTCGACCTGGCCTGGCCCGCCGCGAAGGTCGCCTTGGAGTACGACGGAGCCCACCACGCCGAGTACGGGCAGTTCACCCGCGACCGTGCCCGCCTCAACCGGCTGGTGGAAGCCGGCTGGACCGTACTCCACATGACCGCCCGAGACCTTCGCGAAAAGATCCTCTTCGCCCAAATCGTCCACCAGCTCCGGGTGGCGCTGGCGTCCGGAGGCATGGCGGACAGCATCTAA
- the tilS gene encoding tRNA lysidine(34) synthetase TilS — MVGPPPAVAAVRVAVRAVLRSLPPGALVLVACSGGPDSSALAAAAAFEAPRAGRKAGLISVDHGLQGGSDARAADVAAWGAKLGLDPSEPVRVVVGAGGGPEAAARGARYAALASAAERHGAEAVLLGHTADDQAETVLLGLARGSGSRSAAGMAPERGIYRRPLLGLPRATLRAACAAESLPTWDDPHNVDPAYARSRIRAVLPALEEAAGGGLVAGLARSADLLRADADLLDELAVELLEKASDGDGLHVQPLADAHRALRGRVLRRWAIELGAPAGTLASSHVDALDALVTRWKGQGPVHLPTGIRIVRAQGALRRFDSLP; from the coding sequence ATGGTCGGGCCGCCACCGGCCGTAGCCGCGGTCCGGGTGGCGGTGCGCGCGGTGCTGCGGTCGTTGCCGCCGGGCGCGCTGGTGCTGGTCGCGTGCTCGGGTGGCCCGGATTCGTCCGCGCTGGCCGCCGCGGCCGCGTTCGAGGCTCCGCGCGCCGGTCGAAAAGCCGGGCTGATCAGCGTCGATCATGGGTTGCAGGGAGGGTCGGACGCGCGCGCGGCCGACGTCGCCGCCTGGGGCGCGAAGCTGGGGCTCGACCCGTCGGAGCCGGTGCGGGTGGTGGTCGGGGCCGGGGGTGGCCCGGAGGCCGCGGCCCGCGGCGCGCGCTACGCGGCGCTGGCCTCCGCGGCCGAGAGACACGGTGCGGAAGCCGTGCTGCTCGGGCACACCGCCGACGACCAGGCCGAGACCGTCCTGCTGGGGCTGGCCCGCGGCTCCGGGAGCCGGTCGGCGGCCGGGATGGCCCCCGAGCGGGGGATCTACCGCCGTCCGCTGCTGGGCCTGCCCCGCGCGACCCTGCGCGCGGCCTGCGCCGCGGAGTCGCTCCCGACCTGGGACGACCCGCACAACGTCGACCCGGCCTACGCCCGGTCGCGGATCCGCGCCGTGCTTCCCGCGCTCGAGGAGGCGGCCGGCGGCGGCCTGGTGGCCGGCCTGGCCCGCAGCGCGGACCTGCTCCGTGCGGATGCCGACCTGCTCGACGAACTCGCCGTCGAGCTTCTCGAGAAGGCCTCCGACGGCGACGGGCTGCACGTTCAGCCTCTGGCGGACGCTCACCGAGCGCTACGCGGACGGGTACTGCGCCGCTGGGCGATCGAGCTCGGAGCGCCGGCCGGAACCCTGGCGTCGTCCCACGTCGACGCCCTGGACGCGCTGGTCACCCGCTGGAAGGGCCAGGGCCCCGTGCATCTGCCCACCGGCATCCGGATCGTCCGGGCGCAGGGCGCCCTGCGCCGGTTCGACTCACTTCCGTAA
- the hpt gene encoding hypoxanthine phosphoribosyltransferase, translating to MQDGPYAADIERVVVSATDIQEKISELARKVEADFQADASSPLLLVGVLKGAFVFMADFARELRHPTEIEFMAVSSYGSSTTSSGVVRILKDLDRDIAGRHVLVVEDIIDSGLTLSWLLKNLASRNPASVRVVALLRKPDAVKVPVEVPYVGFDIPNEFVVGYGLDYAEQYRGLPFVGVLKPQVYGAA from the coding sequence ATCCAGGACGGCCCGTACGCGGCCGACATCGAACGGGTGGTCGTCTCGGCCACCGACATCCAGGAAAAGATCTCCGAGCTGGCCCGGAAGGTCGAAGCCGACTTCCAGGCCGACGCGTCGAGCCCGTTGCTGCTCGTCGGGGTTCTCAAGGGCGCGTTCGTGTTCATGGCCGACTTCGCGCGCGAGCTGCGGCACCCGACCGAGATCGAGTTCATGGCGGTCTCGTCCTACGGCTCCTCGACGACGTCCTCCGGCGTCGTGCGGATCCTCAAGGACCTCGACCGTGACATCGCCGGACGGCACGTTCTCGTGGTCGAGGACATCATCGACTCCGGCCTGACGCTGTCCTGGCTGCTGAAGAACCTGGCCAGCCGCAACCCGGCGTCGGTGCGGGTCGTCGCCCTGCTGCGCAAACCGGACGCGGTCAAGGTGCCGGTCGAGGTGCCCTACGTGGGTTTCGACATCCCGAACGAATTCGTCGTCGGATATGGCCTCGACTACGCCGAGCAGTACCGTGGATTGCCTTTTGTCGGGGTACTGAAGCCTCAGGTTTACGGCGCTGCCTGA
- the dacB gene encoding D-alanyl-D-alanine carboxypeptidase/D-alanyl-D-alanine-endopeptidase, translated as MLVTDVLWFVRGGAREVDDARVGVLVPAVAAGPVFTDPPVVLDPDDDSAEPPTEAGLTTALTSLLTDNRLGTSVAVSVRDAETGTALFSRNSDTPVTPASTAKTVTAAGVLLAYGPSYRLTTKVLRGSAPGEIVLVGGGDPTLAFDERNSYPGAARLDTLAGAVRTALKGEKVTKIVVDSSLFQGDETGLGWDSDIVSGGYAAPVNALTVNGGRTDAIPKHVTPRTSTPDLFAGQRFAELLGAGDADVVRGKAPGQAQQLAELKSPPLSHIVDAMLQESDNVIAESMLRLIAVKKGVPGTFANGSAELKTVLDEAGIDTSGYGMVDGSGLSRLNRVTPNLLTGLLAAAVGTKHPQLRTLLAGLPVASYSGTLADRFEGTSAIAGVGLVRAKTGTLSGVSSLAGMTVTTDGRILTFAAVANGVPAGGTEGAEAALDQIAATLAKCGCR; from the coding sequence GTGCTGGTCACGGACGTGCTGTGGTTCGTGCGAGGCGGCGCGAGAGAAGTGGACGACGCGCGCGTCGGGGTGCTCGTCCCCGCCGTTGCCGCGGGTCCGGTGTTCACCGACCCGCCGGTAGTCCTCGACCCCGACGACGACTCCGCCGAGCCCCCCACCGAGGCCGGGCTGACTACCGCGTTGACCAGCCTTCTCACCGATAACCGGCTCGGGACAAGCGTAGCCGTCTCGGTCCGTGACGCGGAGACCGGGACGGCCTTGTTCAGCCGGAACTCCGACACCCCGGTCACTCCCGCCTCAACGGCCAAAACGGTCACCGCCGCCGGCGTGCTGCTCGCCTACGGGCCCTCCTACCGGCTGACGACGAAGGTGCTGAGGGGCAGCGCGCCCGGCGAGATCGTGCTGGTCGGCGGCGGCGACCCGACCCTCGCGTTCGACGAGCGGAACAGCTACCCCGGTGCGGCCCGGCTCGACACGCTGGCCGGCGCCGTCCGGACGGCGCTCAAGGGCGAGAAGGTCACGAAGATCGTCGTCGACAGCAGCCTGTTCCAAGGCGACGAGACCGGGCTGGGCTGGGACTCCGACATCGTCTCGGGCGGGTACGCGGCCCCGGTGAACGCACTCACGGTGAACGGCGGCCGGACCGACGCGATCCCCAAGCACGTGACCCCACGCACGAGCACCCCCGACCTGTTCGCCGGGCAGCGGTTCGCGGAACTCCTGGGCGCCGGGGACGCCGACGTCGTGCGCGGCAAAGCCCCCGGCCAGGCCCAGCAGCTCGCCGAGCTCAAGTCGCCGCCGCTCTCGCACATCGTCGACGCGATGCTGCAGGAGTCCGACAACGTGATCGCCGAGTCGATGCTCCGGCTGATCGCGGTCAAGAAGGGCGTCCCGGGGACGTTCGCCAACGGCAGCGCCGAGCTCAAGACCGTGCTGGACGAGGCCGGCATCGACACCAGCGGCTACGGCATGGTCGACGGTAGCGGGCTGTCCCGGCTCAACCGGGTGACGCCGAACCTGCTCACCGGGCTGCTCGCGGCCGCCGTCGGCACCAAGCACCCGCAGCTCCGGACGCTGCTGGCCGGACTGCCGGTGGCCAGCTACAGCGGCACGCTGGCCGACCGCTTCGAGGGCACGTCGGCGATCGCCGGCGTCGGGCTCGTCCGGGCCAAGACCGGGACGCTGTCCGGAGTCAGCTCGCTGGCCGGGATGACGGTCACGACCGACGGCCGGATCCTGACGTTCGCCGCGGTGGCCAACGGCGTCCCGGCCGGGGGCACCGAGGGCGCCGAGGCGGCTCTCGACCAGATCGCGGCCACCCTGGCCAAGTGCGGCTGTCGATAG
- a CDS encoding zinc-dependent metalloprotease, which yields MTQMVDWDLAVSTAATLTAGGPRVSITDAADVVNELRRLTDVAEQHVAAYTGLSARIDHPPVQVVDRPDWVRSNVEGLQLVMDPVIEKIQAASPPKPSPLGGAVGTVAKAVGSKATGIQVGTILGFFSSKVLGQYEVFSGTPGRLLLVAPNVLEVERKLGVDPTDFRLWVALHEVTHRTQFTAVPWLRDHFLSEVNAFVDATDLDPDALADRVRNGISALAEAVRNPDSKASVLDLVQTPAQRAVVERLTALMTLVEGHAEFVMDGVGPDVVPTVESIRARFNARRGARNPLDRLLRRLLGIEVKMRQYAEGRRFVAAVVEKVGMTGFNQIWTSPETLPLAAEIQDPDAWVARVVGAAA from the coding sequence ATGACGCAGATGGTGGACTGGGATCTGGCGGTCTCCACCGCCGCGACGCTGACCGCGGGCGGCCCGCGGGTGAGCATCACCGATGCGGCCGACGTCGTCAACGAGTTGCGCCGGCTGACCGACGTCGCCGAGCAGCACGTGGCCGCCTACACCGGCCTGAGCGCCCGGATCGACCATCCGCCGGTCCAGGTCGTCGACCGGCCCGATTGGGTGCGGTCGAACGTCGAGGGCCTGCAGCTCGTCATGGATCCGGTCATCGAGAAGATCCAGGCCGCGTCGCCGCCCAAGCCCTCGCCGCTGGGCGGGGCGGTCGGCACCGTCGCCAAGGCGGTCGGCTCGAAGGCGACCGGCATCCAGGTCGGGACGATCCTGGGCTTCTTCTCGAGCAAGGTGCTCGGCCAGTACGAGGTCTTCTCCGGCACGCCCGGCCGGCTGCTGCTCGTCGCTCCGAACGTGCTGGAGGTCGAGCGCAAGCTCGGCGTCGACCCGACCGACTTCCGGCTCTGGGTGGCCCTGCACGAGGTCACCCACCGCACCCAGTTCACCGCTGTGCCCTGGCTGCGTGACCACTTCCTGTCCGAGGTCAACGCGTTCGTCGACGCCACCGACCTCGACCCGGACGCGCTCGCCGACCGCGTCCGCAACGGCATCTCGGCGCTGGCCGAGGCGGTCCGTAACCCGGATTCCAAGGCGTCGGTGCTCGACCTCGTGCAGACGCCCGCGCAGCGGGCCGTCGTCGAGCGCCTCACCGCGCTGATGACGCTGGTCGAGGGCCACGCCGAGTTCGTGATGGACGGCGTCGGGCCGGACGTGGTGCCGACGGTCGAGAGCATCCGGGCCCGGTTCAACGCCCGGCGCGGCGCGCGGAACCCGCTCGACCGGCTGCTCCGGCGGCTGCTCGGCATCGAGGTGAAGATGCGCCAGTACGCGGAGGGGCGCCGGTTCGTCGCCGCGGTCGTCGAGAAGGTCGGCATGACCGGCTTCAACCAGATCTGGACCTCGCCCGAGACGCTGCCGCTGGCCGCCGAGATCCAGGACCCCGACGCCTGGGTGGCCCGGGTCGTCGGCGCGGCGGCCTGA
- the folB gene encoding dihydroneopterin aldolase, which yields MNDRITLTGLNVTGYHGVYDHERRDGQPFVVDVTLELDTAKAAATDDVADTVHYGELAQKLAAVVAGEPVNLLEKLVARLADVCLEDPRVSAAEVTVHKPKAPIPLEFADVAVTIRRSR from the coding sequence GTGAACGACCGGATCACGCTCACCGGGCTGAACGTCACCGGCTACCACGGCGTCTACGACCACGAGCGACGCGACGGGCAGCCGTTCGTCGTCGACGTGACGCTCGAACTCGACACCGCGAAGGCTGCGGCCACCGACGACGTCGCCGACACCGTGCACTACGGCGAGCTGGCCCAGAAGCTGGCCGCGGTCGTGGCCGGCGAGCCGGTGAACCTGCTGGAGAAGCTCGTCGCGCGGCTCGCCGACGTCTGCCTGGAAGACCCGCGGGTCAGCGCGGCCGAGGTCACCGTGCACAAGCCGAAGGCGCCGATCCCGCTCGAGTTTGCCGACGTGGCCGTGACGATCCGGCGGTCGCGATGA
- a CDS encoding GNAT family N-acetyltransferase, whose protein sequence is MSAIDGAASVRPAADEELAGLAEVEKASEVPFIEAGMDLPGEYMQADTLRKCAIVLVAPGPTGVPIGFAAVDVVDGAAHLTQLSVDAEFGRRGIGRGLLAAVIGWARRGGLPAVTLTTFRDVPWNGPFYRRYGFVDLDEGELTPGLRETRAHEIAAGLDEFGPRCAMRRALRAS, encoded by the coding sequence ATGAGCGCTATCGACGGGGCGGCCTCCGTACGACCGGCCGCCGATGAGGAGCTGGCAGGTCTCGCGGAGGTCGAGAAGGCCTCCGAGGTGCCGTTCATCGAGGCCGGCATGGACCTGCCGGGCGAGTACATGCAGGCCGACACGCTGCGGAAATGCGCGATCGTCCTGGTCGCGCCCGGCCCCACCGGGGTGCCGATCGGCTTCGCCGCGGTCGACGTGGTCGACGGGGCGGCGCACCTGACCCAGCTGTCGGTGGACGCCGAGTTCGGCCGTCGGGGCATCGGCCGGGGGTTGCTCGCGGCGGTGATCGGCTGGGCCCGGCGGGGCGGCTTACCGGCGGTGACGCTGACGACGTTCCGGGACGTGCCCTGGAACGGTCCGTTCTACCGTCGGTACGGCTTCGTGGACCTCGACGAGGGTGAGCTGACCCCGGGCCTCCGCGAGACCCGGGCCCACGAGATCGCCGCCGGCCTCGACGAGTTCGGCCCCCGCTGCGCCATGCGCCGTGCCCTACGAGCGTCCTGA
- the folP gene encoding dihydropteroate synthase: MGVLNVTPDSFSDGGRYEGIDAAVSHALELVAQGADLIDVGGESTRPGAERVEADVEIARVVPVVRELAASGVRVSIDTTRAAVAEAALAAGASVVNDVSGGLADAGMGAVVANAGCPWILMHWRGHSRDMQQLAHYDDVVTEVRDELSARAEAAMRAGVGEESLILDPGLGFAKTGVHNWQLLAKLSVLQDLGFPVLVGASRKSFLGRLLADAEGKPRPVDEREDATLAITVLSAQARAWGVRVHEVRASVDAIAVVEAYREAAR, translated from the coding sequence ATGGGCGTGCTCAACGTGACGCCCGACTCGTTCTCCGACGGCGGCCGCTACGAGGGCATCGACGCGGCCGTCTCGCACGCGCTGGAGCTCGTCGCCCAGGGCGCCGACCTGATCGACGTCGGGGGCGAGTCGACCCGGCCCGGTGCCGAGCGCGTCGAGGCCGACGTCGAGATCGCCCGGGTCGTCCCGGTGGTCCGCGAGCTGGCCGCCTCGGGCGTCCGCGTCAGCATCGACACGACCCGGGCGGCGGTGGCCGAGGCCGCCCTGGCCGCGGGGGCGTCGGTCGTCAACGACGTGTCCGGTGGCCTGGCCGACGCCGGCATGGGCGCCGTCGTCGCGAACGCCGGCTGTCCGTGGATTCTGATGCACTGGCGTGGGCACAGCCGGGACATGCAACAGCTCGCCCACTACGACGACGTGGTCACCGAGGTCCGCGACGAGCTCTCGGCCCGGGCCGAGGCCGCGATGCGGGCCGGGGTCGGCGAGGAGTCGCTGATCCTCGATCCGGGGCTCGGCTTCGCGAAGACCGGCGTCCACAACTGGCAGTTGCTGGCCAAGCTGAGCGTCCTGCAGGACCTGGGCTTCCCGGTCTTGGTCGGCGCGAGCCGGAAGTCGTTCCTCGGCCGTCTGCTGGCCGACGCGGAAGGCAAACCGCGGCCGGTCGACGAACGGGAGGACGCGACGCTGGCGATCACCGTTCTCTCCGCGCAGGCCCGAGCCTGGGGTGTGCGCGTGCACGAAGTGCGCGCGAGCGTCGACGCGATCGCGGTCGTGGAGGCGTACCGGGAGGCGGCGCGGTGA
- a CDS encoding inorganic diphosphatase translates to MEFDVTIEIPKGQRNKYEVDHETGRIRLDRILFTATQYPADYGFIEETLGQDGDPLDALVLLQEPTFPGCLIRARAIGMFRMKDEKGPDDKVLCVHANDPRQEHLRDIHHLPEFDRLEIQHFFTVYKDLEPGKSVEGAQWVGRAEAELEIERSRKRAIEAHGDFTGTGDAHPPTE, encoded by the coding sequence GTGGAGTTCGACGTCACGATCGAGATCCCCAAGGGTCAGCGAAACAAATACGAGGTCGACCACGAAACCGGGCGTATCCGGCTCGACCGCATTCTCTTCACCGCGACCCAGTACCCGGCTGACTACGGGTTCATCGAGGAGACGCTGGGCCAGGACGGCGACCCGCTGGACGCGCTCGTGCTGCTCCAGGAGCCGACGTTCCCGGGTTGCCTGATCCGCGCCCGCGCGATCGGCATGTTCCGGATGAAGGACGAGAAGGGCCCGGACGACAAGGTCCTGTGCGTCCACGCGAACGACCCGCGCCAGGAGCACCTACGCGACATCCACCACCTGCCGGAGTTCGACCGGCTCGAGATCCAGCACTTCTTCACGGTGTACAAGGACCTCGAGCCCGGTAAGTCGGTCGAGGGCGCGCAGTGGGTCGGGCGGGCCGAAGCCGAGCTCGAGATCGAGCGCTCCCGCAAGCGGGCGATCGAGGCGCACGGCGACTTCACCGGCACGGGCGACGCGCACCCACCGACGGAGTAA
- the ftsH gene encoding ATP-dependent zinc metalloprotease FtsH: MERTRFIRRPLVWIILMILVALLLGSLFTGDGDYKKVDTSVALAQVRDGNYSKAQLEDKEQVLRLQLKNDYRGSNKIEASFPAQAADNVFEQLQAKAQADTGLAFDTKVTQESIFVTLLITVLPILVVVVLLFLFMSQMQGGGSRVMNFGKSKAKLVSKDTPKTTFADVAGADEAIEELHEIKEFLQNPAKFQAIGAKIPKGVLLYGPPGTGKTLLARAVAGEAGVPFYSISGSDFVEMFVGVGASRVRDLFEQAKQNAPAIIFVDEIDAVGRHRGAGLGGGHDEREQTLNQMLVEMDGFDVKGGIIMIAATNRPDILDPALLRPGRFDRQIAVDRPDLEGRKAVLRVHAKGKPFSPDVDLDTIARRTPGFTGADLANVINEAALLTARQDKKAITNDSLEEAIDRVIAGPERKTRAMSAKELKVTAYHEGGHALVAWALPHSAPVHKLTIVPRGRSLGHTLILPTEDKYTQTRSEMIDTLAYALGGRAAEELVYHEPTTGAGNDIEKATGMARAMVTEYGMSAKLGAIKYGTSDSEPFLGRDMGHQRDYSDSIAAEIDGEVRALIELAHDEAYEILSEYRDVLDNMVLELLEKETLSKDDMARICARVQKRPPMSPFNGFGKRTPSDKPPIMTPAEIAELQKKAADEATARLANGNHGIRTNGGSHAAPDDDSGVTIAPGSDSSVPAPGDPLNDPVPPQSDTLGGPPVPGQPGWPGNPGGHTGPMN; encoded by the coding sequence ATGGAACGTACCCGCTTCATCCGCAGGCCCTTGGTCTGGATCATTCTGATGATCCTGGTCGCCCTGTTGCTGGGCTCATTGTTCACCGGTGATGGCGACTACAAGAAGGTCGATACCTCGGTCGCCCTCGCTCAGGTGCGCGACGGGAACTACAGCAAGGCCCAGCTGGAAGACAAGGAGCAGGTGCTCCGTCTCCAGCTGAAGAACGACTATCGAGGCTCGAACAAGATCGAGGCCTCGTTCCCGGCCCAGGCCGCGGACAACGTATTCGAGCAGCTGCAGGCGAAAGCGCAGGCCGACACCGGACTCGCGTTCGACACGAAGGTCACCCAGGAATCGATCTTCGTCACGCTGCTGATCACGGTCCTCCCGATCCTGGTCGTCGTCGTTCTGCTGTTCCTGTTCATGAGCCAGATGCAGGGCGGCGGCAGCCGAGTCATGAACTTCGGCAAGTCCAAGGCCAAGCTGGTCAGTAAAGACACCCCCAAGACGACGTTCGCGGACGTCGCCGGCGCCGACGAGGCCATCGAGGAACTCCACGAGATCAAGGAGTTCCTGCAGAACCCGGCCAAGTTCCAGGCGATCGGCGCGAAGATCCCGAAGGGCGTCCTGCTCTACGGCCCGCCCGGTACCGGTAAGACGCTGCTCGCCAGGGCCGTCGCCGGTGAGGCCGGGGTGCCGTTCTACTCGATCTCCGGTTCCGACTTCGTCGAGATGTTCGTCGGTGTCGGCGCCAGTCGCGTCCGCGACCTGTTCGAGCAGGCCAAGCAGAACGCACCGGCGATCATCTTCGTCGACGAGATCGACGCGGTCGGCCGCCACCGTGGTGCCGGCCTCGGCGGTGGGCACGACGAGCGCGAGCAGACCCTGAACCAGATGCTCGTCGAGATGGACGGCTTCGACGTCAAGGGCGGCATCATCATGATCGCCGCGACGAACCGGCCCGACATCCTCGACCCGGCGCTGCTGCGTCCCGGCCGGTTCGACCGGCAGATCGCGGTCGACCGCCCCGACCTGGAGGGCCGCAAGGCCGTCCTGCGGGTGCACGCCAAGGGCAAGCCGTTCTCGCCGGACGTCGACCTCGACACGATCGCGCGCCGGACGCCGGGCTTCACCGGTGCCGACCTCGCGAACGTGATCAACGAGGCCGCACTGCTCACCGCGCGTCAGGACAAGAAGGCGATCACCAACGACTCGCTGGAAGAGGCGATCGACCGGGTGATCGCGGGTCCGGAGCGCAAGACAAGGGCGATGAGCGCGAAGGAACTCAAGGTCACCGCGTACCACGAGGGTGGGCACGCGCTGGTGGCCTGGGCGCTTCCGCACTCGGCGCCGGTGCACAAGCTGACGATCGTCCCGCGCGGCCGGTCGCTGGGGCACACCTTGATCCTTCCGACGGAAGACAAGTACACCCAGACCCGGTCCGAGATGATCGACACGCTGGCCTACGCGCTCGGCGGACGCGCGGCGGAGGAGCTCGTCTACCACGAGCCGACCACCGGTGCGGGCAACGACATCGAGAAGGCCACCGGCATGGCCAGGGCGATGGTCACCGAGTACGGCATGAGCGCCAAGCTCGGGGCGATCAAGTACGGCACCAGTGACTCGGAGCCGTTCCTGGGCCGCGACATGGGCCACCAGCGCGACTACTCGGACTCGATCGCGGCCGAGATCGACGGCGAGGTGCGGGCTCTGATCGAGCTGGCCCACGACGAGGCCTACGAGATCCTGTCCGAGTACCGCGACGTGCTCGACAACATGGTGCTCGAGCTACTCGAGAAAGAGACGCTGAGCAAGGACGACATGGCCCGGATCTGTGCCCGGGTGCAGAAGCGTCCGCCGATGTCGCCGTTCAACGGGTTCGGCAAGCGCACGCCCAGCGACAAGCCGCCGATCATGACGCCGGCCGAGATCGCCGAGCTGCAGAAGAAGGCCGCCGACGAGGCGACCGCGCGGCTGGCGAACGGCAACCACGGCATCCGCACCAACGGCGGCTCGCACGCGGCTCCGGACGACGACTCCGGCGTCACGATCGCGCCCGGCAGCGACTCGTCGGTGCCGGCTCCGGGTGACCCGCTGAACGACCCGGTGCCCCCGCAGAGCGACACGCTCGGCGGGCCGCCGGTTCCCGGTCAGCCGGGCTGGCCCGGCAACCCCGGCGGCCATACGGGACCGATGAATTGA